The Achromobacter deleyi genome has a window encoding:
- a CDS encoding MFS transporter, with translation MSPSSPTQHRPALVLLALAVGSFAIGTTEFATMSLLPYFSQSLGIDAPTAGHVISAYALGVVVGAPILAVLGAKMPRRRLLIALMGLFAIGNGLSAIAPNYHWMLFFRFLSGLPHGAYFGIASLVASSLVPANRRTVAVGRVFLGLTVATIVGVPLANWLGQVIGWRWSFGLVSLLAALTMISVSIYAPDTPADPKASPLRELSALGRSQVWITLAIGAVGFGGLFSIYTYLADTLTAVTQVSPATVPLVLSAFGVGLTVGNMVVPVFADRAVMRTAGLLLLWSAVVLALFPLMAHNIWLITLNVFLVGVGGALGTVLQTRLMDVSGDAQGLAAALNHSAFNTANALGPFLGGLAIAAGFGWTSTGWVGSLLAIGSMPLWLWAVMLERRGRAARAGKLVASAGSAR, from the coding sequence ATGTCGCCCTCCTCCCCCACGCAGCACCGGCCCGCGCTGGTGCTGCTCGCGCTTGCCGTCGGCAGCTTCGCCATCGGAACCACCGAGTTCGCCACGATGAGCCTGCTGCCCTACTTTTCCCAGTCGCTCGGCATTGACGCGCCCACCGCGGGCCACGTGATCAGCGCCTACGCGCTGGGCGTCGTGGTCGGCGCCCCCATCCTTGCCGTGCTTGGCGCGAAAATGCCGCGCCGCAGGCTGCTGATCGCCCTGATGGGGCTGTTCGCCATCGGCAACGGCCTGAGCGCGATCGCGCCCAACTATCACTGGATGCTGTTCTTCCGCTTCTTGAGCGGCCTGCCGCATGGCGCGTATTTCGGCATCGCGTCGCTGGTGGCCAGCTCGCTCGTGCCCGCCAACCGCCGCACCGTGGCCGTGGGCCGCGTGTTCCTGGGCCTGACCGTCGCCACCATCGTGGGCGTGCCGCTGGCAAACTGGCTGGGCCAGGTGATCGGCTGGCGCTGGAGTTTCGGCCTGGTGTCGCTGCTTGCCGCGCTAACCATGATCAGCGTGTCCATCTACGCGCCCGACACCCCGGCCGACCCGAAAGCCAGCCCGCTGCGCGAGCTGAGCGCACTGGGCCGCAGCCAGGTCTGGATCACGCTGGCGATCGGCGCGGTCGGCTTCGGCGGCCTGTTCTCGATCTACACCTATCTGGCCGACACGCTGACCGCCGTCACGCAGGTGTCGCCCGCCACCGTGCCGCTGGTGCTCAGCGCCTTCGGCGTGGGTCTCACGGTGGGCAACATGGTGGTGCCGGTCTTTGCCGACCGCGCGGTGATGCGCACCGCCGGCCTGTTGCTGCTGTGGTCCGCCGTGGTGCTGGCGCTGTTCCCGCTGATGGCGCACAACATCTGGCTGATCACGCTGAATGTGTTCCTGGTGGGCGTGGGTGGCGCGCTGGGCACCGTGCTGCAGACGCGGCTGATGGACGTATCCGGCGATGCCCAAGGCCTGGCCGCGGCGCTGAACCACTCCGCCTTCAACACCGCCAACGCGCTCGGCCCCTTCCTGGGCGGCCTGGCCATCGCCGCGGGCTTTGGCTGGACCTCGACGGGCTGGGTGGGCAGCCTGCTCGCCATCGGCAGCATGCCCTTGTGGCTGTGGGCCGTGATGCTGGAGCGCCGCGGCCGTGCCGCGCGCGCGGGCAAGCTGGTCGCAAGCGCCGGGTCGGCGCGCTGA
- a CDS encoding Bug family tripartite tricarboxylate transporter substrate binding protein, which produces MNDMPRLRAARRWLGACTLTLLGTGVAGAADNPFPERPLRLVVGFAPGGGADIVARLVAGKIGAQLGQTVVVENRPGATGTIAADNVARSGPDGYSLFLGSQSTMVVAPSLFPKLPFDPVKDFAPVSQMVSMPLVLVVNPALVPGRTVAELDEQIRKAGDGGLTYASSGQGGPQHIAGELYAHRIGVKVTHVPYKGESAALSDVLAGHVPYMFANLPVAKPYLESGKLRALAVTGLQRDDKSPAVPTMAESGFAGFEVLTWYGVFAPARTPAPVMDRLYGSIRSALDDADTRTRLTDQGFTVLGSKPAEFSAFVRDEVPRWSALIGDIGIRPE; this is translated from the coding sequence ATGAACGATATGCCTCGATTGCGAGCCGCCCGGCGCTGGCTTGGCGCCTGTACGTTGACCCTGCTGGGAACCGGCGTGGCCGGCGCCGCCGACAACCCCTTCCCCGAGCGTCCGTTGCGCCTGGTGGTGGGATTTGCGCCCGGCGGCGGAGCCGACATCGTGGCGCGCCTGGTGGCTGGCAAGATCGGAGCTCAGCTGGGCCAGACGGTGGTGGTGGAAAACCGTCCGGGCGCCACCGGGACTATCGCGGCCGACAATGTGGCGCGGTCCGGCCCCGACGGCTACTCGCTGTTCCTGGGTTCGCAATCCACCATGGTGGTGGCGCCGTCGCTGTTTCCCAAACTGCCGTTCGACCCGGTCAAGGACTTCGCGCCGGTGTCGCAGATGGTGTCGATGCCGCTGGTGCTTGTCGTCAACCCGGCCTTGGTGCCGGGGCGCACGGTGGCCGAACTGGACGAGCAGATCCGCAAGGCCGGCGACGGCGGGCTGACCTACGCCTCTTCCGGGCAGGGCGGCCCCCAGCACATTGCAGGGGAACTGTATGCGCACCGGATCGGTGTGAAGGTGACGCATGTGCCCTACAAGGGCGAATCGGCGGCGCTGTCGGACGTGCTGGCCGGCCATGTGCCGTACATGTTCGCCAACCTGCCGGTGGCCAAGCCCTACCTGGAGTCCGGCAAGCTGCGCGCGCTGGCGGTGACCGGCCTGCAGCGCGACGACAAGTCGCCGGCCGTGCCGACGATGGCCGAATCGGGCTTCGCGGGGTTCGAGGTCTTGACCTGGTATGGCGTGTTTGCGCCGGCGCGCACGCCGGCGCCGGTGATGGACCGGCTGTACGGCTCGATCCGCTCGGCGCTGGACGACGCCGATACGCGGACCCGGCTGACCGACCAGGGCTTCACCGTGCTGGGCAGCAAACCCGCGGAGTTCTCCGCCTTTGTCCGCGACGAAGTGCCGCGCTGGTCGGCGCTGATCGGCGATATCGGCATCCGCCCGGAATAA
- a CDS encoding UxaA family hydrolase: MFDFSGKRAEGPVIRLHPADNIVVARVPVGIGVAVPGESLVTRSQVPAGHKIAARNLRAGEPILKYNVCVGFAAVDIPAGTYVHAHNTDFREFDRDYAFGRDYVPTALLPEAEQARFLGIVRDNGQVATRNYVGVLSTVNCSATVVHRIAEAFTPEIMAQYPNVDGVVALSHGMGCGMEMSGEPMDLLRRTMGGYACHPNFAAVLIVGLGCERNQLDALLQDQALQAGDRLKTFIMQETGGTRRTIEAGVAAVRAMLPQANEVRRQPVSARHLVVGLQCGGSDGFSSITANPALGAAMDILVRHGGTAILSETPEIYGVEHTFTARARNREVGEKLVERIRWWKETYSPGRDVQINGKVSPGNQMGGLANIFEKSLGSSMKGGTSGLMEVYRYAEPVRQAGMVFMDTPGFDPVSATGQIAGGANVICFTTGRGSMFGAKPVPSIKLATNTAMYERLTEDMDLNCGVILDGSASLPEMAQQIFAQVLRVASGERSKSELLGLGDHEFVPWNIGVVS; the protein is encoded by the coding sequence ATGTTCGATTTCTCTGGAAAGCGGGCCGAAGGCCCTGTGATCCGCCTGCATCCGGCGGACAACATCGTGGTGGCGCGCGTGCCGGTGGGCATCGGCGTGGCCGTGCCCGGCGAATCGCTGGTCACGCGCAGCCAGGTGCCGGCGGGCCACAAGATCGCCGCGCGCAATCTGCGCGCAGGCGAGCCCATCCTGAAATACAACGTCTGTGTCGGCTTTGCCGCGGTGGACATCCCCGCCGGCACTTACGTGCATGCGCACAACACCGACTTCCGCGAGTTCGATCGCGATTACGCGTTCGGGCGCGACTACGTGCCTACGGCGCTGCTGCCCGAGGCCGAGCAGGCGCGGTTCCTGGGCATCGTGCGCGATAACGGGCAGGTGGCCACGCGCAACTATGTGGGCGTGCTGTCGACGGTGAATTGCTCCGCCACGGTGGTGCATCGCATCGCCGAGGCTTTCACGCCGGAGATCATGGCGCAGTATCCCAACGTGGACGGCGTGGTCGCCCTGAGCCACGGCATGGGTTGTGGCATGGAGATGTCGGGCGAGCCCATGGACCTGCTGCGGCGGACCATGGGCGGCTATGCCTGTCACCCGAACTTCGCGGCGGTGCTGATCGTCGGCCTGGGCTGCGAGCGCAACCAGCTCGACGCCTTGCTGCAAGACCAGGCGCTGCAGGCAGGCGACCGGCTCAAGACCTTCATCATGCAGGAGACGGGCGGCACGCGGCGCACCATCGAGGCCGGCGTGGCGGCGGTACGCGCCATGCTGCCGCAGGCGAACGAGGTACGGCGCCAGCCGGTGTCGGCGCGGCACCTGGTCGTGGGCTTGCAGTGCGGCGGTTCCGACGGATTCTCATCCATCACCGCCAATCCCGCCCTGGGGGCCGCGATGGATATCCTGGTCCGCCACGGCGGCACGGCAATCCTGTCCGAAACGCCCGAGATCTATGGTGTCGAGCACACCTTCACGGCGCGGGCGCGCAATCGGGAAGTGGGCGAAAAGCTGGTTGAACGCATACGCTGGTGGAAGGAAACGTACTCGCCAGGGCGCGACGTGCAGATCAATGGCAAGGTCAGCCCCGGAAACCAGATGGGCGGCCTGGCCAACATCTTCGAAAAGTCGCTGGGCTCGTCCATGAAGGGCGGCACCTCCGGCCTGATGGAGGTGTACCGCTATGCCGAGCCGGTGCGCCAGGCCGGCATGGTGTTCATGGACACGCCGGGCTTCGATCCCGTCTCGGCAACGGGACAGATCGCGGGCGGCGCCAATGTCATCTGCTTCACCACGGGCCGCGGCTCGATGTTCGGCGCCAAGCCCGTGCCTTCGATCAAGCTGGCCACCAATACCGCCATGTACGAGCGCCTGACCGAGGACATGGACCTGAACTGTGGCGTTATCCTGGATGGCAGCGCCAGCCTGCCCGAAATGGCGCAGCAGATCTTCGCGCAGGTTCTGCGCGTAGCCTCCGGCGAGCGCAGCAAGAGCGAGCTGCTGGGATTGGGCGATCATGAGTTCGTGCCCTGGAACATCGGGGTGGTCAGTTAG
- a CDS encoding LysR family transcriptional regulator codes for MDTRYLQSLVAVIEYGSLAEAARRLDLTPASIAARVRALEQDLGVVLVKRAGRNVRATEAGLKVLERARLVLREMRDLRATAGDDTPLGEFRLGVSTSALTGLMPPVLAGLYRRHPKLAVFVEPGTSSHLYRKVIDGELDAAFIVQPQFSLPKGYAWRLGAAEPLVVLAPAALRDRDAHALMADEPFIRYDRSVWGGRLADRYLRQHAIRPRERLEIDGLMAIASMVREGLGVSLVPDWAPDWLDSLGLSRVALPGVAPVRRMGILWATQTPHAGLAEAFVQEAEHVLGRSRKSQATT; via the coding sequence ATGGATACGCGGTACCTGCAGAGTCTGGTGGCGGTGATCGAGTACGGGTCGTTGGCCGAGGCCGCGCGCCGCCTCGACCTGACGCCAGCCTCGATCGCCGCGCGCGTGCGGGCCCTGGAGCAGGACCTGGGCGTGGTCCTGGTCAAGCGGGCCGGCCGGAATGTGCGAGCCACCGAGGCCGGCCTGAAGGTGCTGGAGCGCGCGCGGCTGGTGCTGCGCGAAATGCGTGACCTGCGGGCCACGGCCGGCGACGACACGCCGCTTGGCGAGTTCCGCCTGGGCGTATCGACCTCGGCGCTCACCGGGCTGATGCCGCCGGTGCTGGCCGGCCTGTACCGGCGGCATCCGAAGCTTGCGGTATTCGTCGAACCCGGAACGTCCAGCCACCTGTACCGCAAGGTCATCGACGGCGAACTGGATGCGGCCTTCATCGTGCAGCCGCAGTTCAGCCTGCCCAAGGGCTATGCCTGGAGGCTGGGCGCAGCCGAGCCGCTGGTGGTATTGGCGCCCGCGGCGCTGCGCGACCGTGACGCGCACGCGCTGATGGCGGACGAGCCTTTCATCCGCTACGACCGCAGCGTCTGGGGCGGCCGGCTGGCCGACCGCTATTTGCGCCAGCACGCGATCCGGCCGCGCGAACGGCTGGAGATAGACGGCCTGATGGCCATCGCCAGCATGGTCCGGGAAGGCCTGGGGGTGTCGCTGGTGCCGGACTGGGCGCCGGATTGGCTCGACAGCCTGGGCCTGTCGCGCGTTGCCTTGCCCGGTGTCGCGCCCGTGCGCCGCATGGGCATCCTGTGGGCGACGCAGACGCCGCATGCCGGGCTGGCCGAAGCCTTCGTGCAGGAGGCCGAGCATGTTCTGGGGCGATCCCGGAAGAGCCAGGCGACAACCTGA
- a CDS encoding DUF6519 domain-containing protein, with the protein MKADLSRLTFDPARRYRTVRMQQGRVQMDTDWNEQQDILNRRIETETADTVGAVGAPLAAAGFALSPAGKDLAVSAGRLYVDGLLCENPEAATVARQPDLPATASPVLPAGASVLPLPPPGVAPGDIDGVVVFGSGGLPAPPPEGVYLAYLEAWQRHLCALDLAPDDYSMREVALGGPDTATREKTVWQVKLMQVGAPDAALTCLSTLPAWDTLTGLPDARMSARAEASVPPKTPCQLPPDAGYRQLENHLYRIEIHQDGAGAGKARYKWSRENGSILSRVVRWLGDPVANEFEVASIGRDDVLAITAGCWVEFLDDTHELLGQPGPLAQVVRTDGNTVTIDPASLIGHPLDAARFPANPRVRRWDGVAEITPAPIATANAGWVELEQDGIEIKFSPGRLRVGDYWLIPARTATASIEWPQAPDGKPAFSAPAGILRAYARLALLRWQAGAWTLVSDCRPLFPALTELTQLYYVGGDGQSVKPNPAMTPDVVPLPSELRAGVANGSHPVANATLRFTVDGGRLPNGTATQDVQTGADGVASIAWSIACDPTRPVQHATAQLLIAGQASADRYLPLRYTAQLALASEVGYDPSGCADLLAVQAYTVQQALDALCRRTHGGGCCVTVGPAGDFPTLDKALHTLIGQDRLDICLCLMPGEHKLGDDLAAKGPRVRLMVHGCGPASRLLLDERSFSLNSFASVSIADLAIVRRGQPQSLVFAQCAELRLARVDCVGPAGPGASLVRIDGSRRVQIEGCRLFAAGRGNAERRDLLFNRAPTLAVLKAALAPESMLDDDDDRAALALARQPIDARKAMTTEITELLRAGTAGNVLMGARIQEGLRFLATQLIRETPSQSRLRAAIGTLAAALLADPLSCALALLDNDADTTLRDNRLRGGISMFSESGDFPELTTDQLKLLGAGIRTGKLIPAGEGALTLQCNQFSSLRLGAESLRAMLTVMQTGGDFAAWRSLRAGDNTLNAYSHFPAFDAALTGNSLLTNGDAGALIAVQAKIIGNFAHNDFRLFVSGVNPESMANGGLNVVTV; encoded by the coding sequence ATGAAAGCCGATCTCAGTCGCCTCACCTTCGATCCCGCCCGGCGCTACCGGACCGTCCGCATGCAGCAAGGCCGCGTGCAGATGGACACGGACTGGAACGAGCAGCAGGACATCCTGAACCGCCGCATCGAAACCGAAACGGCGGACACCGTCGGAGCCGTGGGCGCGCCGCTGGCCGCCGCCGGTTTCGCCCTGAGCCCGGCGGGCAAGGACCTGGCCGTCTCGGCCGGACGCCTGTACGTCGACGGCCTGCTCTGCGAAAACCCCGAGGCCGCCACCGTCGCGCGGCAGCCCGACCTGCCCGCGACCGCGTCACCCGTCCTGCCCGCGGGCGCATCGGTGCTGCCCCTGCCACCGCCCGGCGTCGCGCCCGGCGACATCGATGGCGTGGTCGTGTTCGGTTCCGGCGGACTGCCCGCGCCGCCGCCCGAAGGCGTGTACCTGGCCTACCTGGAAGCTTGGCAACGCCACCTATGCGCGCTGGATCTCGCGCCTGACGACTACAGCATGCGCGAAGTCGCGCTGGGCGGCCCCGACACCGCGACCCGCGAAAAGACGGTCTGGCAGGTCAAGCTGATGCAGGTGGGCGCGCCCGATGCCGCCCTCACCTGCCTGTCCACCCTGCCCGCCTGGGATACGTTGACGGGGCTGCCCGACGCGCGGATGTCGGCGCGCGCCGAAGCCAGCGTGCCGCCCAAGACCCCCTGCCAGCTGCCGCCCGACGCGGGCTACCGGCAGCTCGAAAACCACCTCTACCGCATCGAAATCCACCAGGACGGCGCGGGCGCGGGAAAGGCCCGCTACAAATGGTCGCGCGAGAACGGCAGCATTCTGAGCCGGGTGGTGCGCTGGCTGGGCGACCCCGTGGCCAACGAGTTCGAAGTCGCCAGCATCGGCCGCGACGACGTCCTGGCCATCACCGCCGGCTGCTGGGTCGAGTTCCTGGACGACACGCACGAACTGCTGGGTCAGCCCGGTCCGCTGGCCCAGGTGGTCCGCACCGACGGCAACACGGTCACGATCGATCCCGCCAGCCTCATCGGGCATCCGCTGGATGCGGCGCGCTTTCCCGCCAATCCGCGGGTGCGGCGCTGGGACGGCGTGGCGGAGATCACCCCCGCCCCCATCGCCACCGCGAACGCCGGCTGGGTCGAGCTGGAGCAGGACGGCATCGAGATCAAGTTCTCGCCAGGCCGCCTGCGGGTGGGCGACTACTGGCTGATTCCCGCGCGCACCGCGACGGCCTCGATCGAATGGCCCCAGGCGCCGGACGGCAAGCCTGCCTTCAGCGCCCCCGCCGGCATCCTGCGGGCCTACGCGCGCCTGGCCCTGCTGCGCTGGCAGGCCGGCGCCTGGACCTTGGTGAGCGACTGCCGGCCGCTGTTTCCCGCGCTGACCGAACTGACGCAGCTCTACTACGTGGGCGGGGATGGCCAAAGCGTCAAACCCAACCCGGCCATGACGCCCGATGTGGTGCCCCTGCCGTCCGAACTGCGCGCGGGCGTCGCCAACGGCAGCCACCCGGTGGCCAATGCCACGCTGCGCTTCACCGTGGACGGCGGGCGCCTGCCCAACGGCACGGCGACGCAGGACGTCCAGACCGGCGCCGACGGCGTGGCCTCGATCGCGTGGTCGATTGCCTGCGACCCCACCCGTCCCGTGCAGCACGCGACGGCCCAGCTGCTGATTGCCGGCCAGGCGTCGGCGGACCGCTACCTGCCCTTGCGCTACACCGCCCAGCTCGCCCTGGCATCCGAGGTCGGCTACGACCCCAGCGGCTGCGCCGACCTGCTGGCCGTACAGGCATACACCGTGCAGCAGGCGCTGGACGCCTTGTGCCGGCGCACGCATGGCGGCGGCTGCTGCGTCACCGTCGGCCCGGCCGGCGACTTCCCCACGCTGGACAAGGCCCTGCACACGCTGATCGGCCAGGACCGGCTCGATATCTGCCTGTGCCTGATGCCCGGCGAGCACAAGCTGGGCGACGACCTTGCGGCCAAGGGGCCGCGCGTGCGCCTGATGGTGCATGGATGCGGACCGGCCAGCCGCCTGCTGCTGGACGAGCGCAGCTTCAGCCTGAACAGTTTTGCCTCGGTGTCCATCGCCGACCTGGCGATCGTGCGTCGCGGCCAGCCTCAGTCCCTGGTCTTTGCGCAATGCGCCGAGCTGCGGCTCGCGCGCGTCGACTGCGTGGGGCCAGCCGGCCCGGGCGCCAGCCTGGTGCGCATCGACGGCAGCCGGCGGGTGCAGATCGAAGGCTGCCGGCTGTTTGCCGCCGGGCGCGGCAACGCCGAACGGCGTGATCTCCTGTTCAACCGCGCGCCCACGCTGGCCGTCCTGAAGGCAGCGCTGGCGCCGGAGTCCATGCTGGACGACGATGACGATCGCGCGGCGCTTGCGCTGGCGCGCCAGCCGATCGACGCGCGCAAGGCCATGACGACCGAAATCACCGAGCTGCTGCGCGCGGGCACGGCCGGCAATGTGCTAATGGGCGCGCGCATTCAGGAGGGGCTGAGATTCCTGGCCACCCAGCTGATCCGCGAAACGCCGTCGCAAAGCCGGCTGCGCGCCGCGATCGGGACGCTTGCGGCCGCCTTGCTGGCCGATCCGCTGTCCTGCGCGCTGGCGCTGCTGGACAACGATGCCGACACGACCTTGCGCGACAACCGGCTGCGCGGCGGCATTTCGATGTTCTCGGAGTCCGGCGACTTTCCCGAGCTCACGACGGACCAGCTCAAGCTCCTGGGCGCCGGCATCCGCACCGGCAAGCTGATCCCCGCGGGCGAAGGCGCGCTGACGCTGCAGTGCAATCAGTTCTCAAGCTTGCGCCTGGGCGCCGAGTCGTTGCGCGCCATGCTGACCGTGATGCAGACCGGCGGCGACTTCGCGGCCTGGCGCAGCTTGCGCGCGGGCGACAATACGCTGAACGCGTACAGCCATTTCCCGGCGTTCGACGCGGCCCTGACCGGCAACAGCCTGCTGACCAACGGCGACGCCGGCGCGCTCATCGCCGTGCAGGCCAAGATCATCGGCAACTTCGCGCACAACGACTTCCGCTTGTTTGTCTCGGGCGTCAATCCGGAGAGCATGGCCAATGGCGGATTGAATGTGGTCACGGTATGA
- a CDS encoding putative baseplate assembly protein: MSSPADCGCCAGQPALTPSDLANPPGQPALRLRVGTHGRFLASLTADLARSPELSALTTRDRDDPVLALFDAWAAVLDVLTFYQERIGNEGYLRTATERRSVQLLARAIGYELRPGVAATTWLAFSLETAPGAPLRARVEPWTRAQSIPAQDEQAQTFETLEPLEARAAWNALELAWRESVPPVFGARTLCLAGVATRLKPGDAVLIVGDERARDSGNENWDFRRLTQVREIVPGPGEEGAPAYTLISLDRGLGSAALHVQPSRRNPRCHALRAQAHLFGYNAPDWRAMPVTLRAAYLGMEDAARPRIVEFPQWPGYTLAEISDPPGTSAAGTGLYGEYYRGRAFGERLMARTDAEINFQWAAGGPGDGVPADNFCVRWTGWVLAPGSGSHTFHVTADDGVRLWVDGALIIDQWQEQSPTEFSGSARLTAGRKHDIRIEYYEAGGGATIALAWSGPGLPRQVIPAARLYPGDAHGVHLDASYPKWMPGGWAVLSMPSYEELYRIADATPDARTGFALAGPTTRLTLRGERVREQFNHALRETTVYGESEPLDWGTRPASGLTQGHALVLAAYEPDLPEGRVLAVSGLTLDEDDAVNVTPRARLLRGDPLASVRVARDRASAELEFEDTWRCTVRLAEASDVVRIQRNDSAGGRTSLLLDADLAHAYLPGTVRINANVAPASHGDSRQMRIQPEMLGSGAGNQAFQRFTLQQRPLTFVPAATASGAASSLEVRVDGLLWTQAPRITALGADDRAYLLRTDDGGGATVQFGDGLHGARLPSGAGNVQARYRVGLGRGGNVASGQVSVLLTRAPGVKAVVNPLPASGGADPEAGDAARRNAPLRVRTLDRIVSLRDFEDYAAAFTGIGKAQAVWLWNGEQRLVHLTVAGEDGAGLDPAGALYRNLLAAIDAARPPYQPLRVAPCRYLDFGLRAGLGIDPRYESAKVLQAARARLLEAFGFAARAFGQPVHGAEVLAVLQGVPGVLWVDLDALVLNAGLDGVAARRSSGPDASLPARSARWQQGSLQPAELLRPDPASLLLSERT; the protein is encoded by the coding sequence ATGAGCTCACCCGCCGACTGCGGTTGCTGCGCGGGCCAGCCCGCCCTCACCCCCTCGGACCTGGCCAATCCGCCGGGCCAGCCCGCGCTGCGCCTGCGCGTGGGCACCCATGGACGCTTCCTGGCCAGCCTGACCGCCGACCTGGCGCGCTCGCCCGAGCTGTCGGCGCTGACCACGCGCGATCGGGACGACCCGGTGCTGGCGCTGTTCGACGCCTGGGCGGCGGTCCTGGACGTGCTGACGTTCTATCAGGAACGCATCGGCAACGAAGGCTATCTGCGCACCGCGACCGAACGCCGCTCCGTGCAGTTGCTGGCGCGGGCCATCGGCTACGAGCTTCGGCCCGGCGTGGCCGCCACGACCTGGCTGGCGTTCTCGCTGGAAACCGCGCCGGGCGCACCGCTGCGCGCGCGCGTCGAACCCTGGACTCGCGCGCAGAGCATTCCCGCCCAGGACGAGCAGGCCCAGACCTTTGAAACACTGGAACCGCTGGAGGCCCGCGCGGCGTGGAACGCGCTGGAGCTGGCCTGGCGCGAGAGCGTGCCGCCCGTCTTCGGCGCGCGCACGCTATGCCTGGCGGGTGTGGCCACCCGCTTGAAACCCGGAGACGCCGTGCTCATCGTGGGCGACGAGCGCGCGCGCGACTCGGGCAACGAGAACTGGGACTTCCGGCGATTGACGCAGGTCCGCGAGATCGTGCCCGGCCCGGGCGAGGAAGGAGCGCCGGCGTACACGCTCATCTCGCTGGACCGGGGCCTGGGCAGCGCGGCGCTGCACGTGCAGCCGTCGCGACGCAACCCGCGCTGCCATGCCCTGCGCGCGCAGGCGCACTTGTTCGGCTACAACGCGCCCGACTGGCGCGCCATGCCCGTCACGCTGCGCGCGGCGTATCTTGGCATGGAAGATGCCGCCAGGCCGCGGATCGTCGAGTTCCCGCAATGGCCGGGCTACACCCTGGCCGAAATCTCCGACCCGCCGGGAACCAGCGCAGCCGGCACCGGCCTCTATGGCGAGTACTACCGCGGCAGGGCCTTCGGCGAGCGCCTGATGGCGCGCACCGACGCGGAGATCAATTTTCAATGGGCCGCGGGCGGGCCGGGCGACGGCGTGCCCGCCGACAACTTCTGCGTGCGCTGGACGGGCTGGGTGCTTGCGCCCGGCAGCGGCAGCCATACCTTCCATGTCACGGCCGACGACGGCGTGCGGCTCTGGGTGGACGGAGCCCTGATCATCGACCAGTGGCAGGAGCAATCACCCACGGAATTCAGCGGCAGCGCGCGCCTGACGGCCGGGCGCAAGCATGACATCCGCATCGAATACTACGAAGCCGGCGGCGGCGCCACGATTGCGCTGGCCTGGTCCGGGCCGGGCCTGCCGCGCCAGGTGATCCCCGCCGCGCGCCTCTATCCCGGCGACGCGCATGGCGTGCACCTGGATGCCAGCTACCCGAAATGGATGCCTGGAGGTTGGGCGGTGCTGTCGATGCCCAGCTACGAGGAGCTCTACCGCATTGCCGACGCCACCCCCGACGCCCGCACCGGCTTTGCGCTGGCGGGTCCGACCACGCGCCTGACGCTGCGCGGAGAACGCGTGCGCGAGCAATTCAACCACGCGCTGCGCGAGACAACGGTCTATGGCGAATCCGAACCGCTGGACTGGGGCACCCGGCCGGCTTCCGGACTGACACAAGGGCATGCGCTCGTGCTGGCCGCGTACGAGCCCGACCTGCCCGAAGGCCGCGTGCTGGCGGTGTCGGGCCTGACCCTGGACGAAGACGACGCCGTCAACGTCACGCCCCGCGCGCGGCTGTTGCGCGGCGATCCGCTGGCAAGCGTGCGCGTGGCGCGCGACCGCGCCAGCGCGGAACTGGAATTCGAGGACACCTGGCGCTGCACGGTGCGCCTGGCCGAAGCCAGCGACGTCGTGCGCATCCAGCGCAATGACAGCGCAGGCGGGCGCACGTCGCTGCTGCTCGATGCGGACCTGGCGCATGCCTACCTGCCCGGCACCGTGCGCATCAACGCCAATGTCGCGCCCGCCAGCCATGGCGACAGCAGGCAGATGCGCATCCAGCCCGAGATGCTGGGAAGCGGGGCTGGCAACCAGGCGTTCCAGCGCTTCACGCTGCAGCAGCGGCCCCTGACCTTCGTGCCTGCCGCCACGGCCAGCGGCGCGGCCAGCAGCCTGGAAGTGCGGGTGGATGGCTTGCTGTGGACCCAGGCGCCACGCATCACCGCGCTGGGCGCCGACGATCGCGCCTACCTGCTGCGCACCGACGACGGCGGCGGCGCCACGGTGCAGTTCGGCGATGGCCTGCATGGCGCGCGCCTTCCATCCGGCGCGGGCAACGTCCAGGCACGCTACCGCGTCGGACTGGGCCGTGGAGGCAACGTTGCAAGCGGCCAGGTCAGCGTGCTGCTCACGCGCGCGCCGGGCGTCAAGGCGGTGGTCAATCCGCTGCCGGCCTCCGGCGGCGCCGACCCGGAAGCAGGCGACGCCGCCCGCCGCAACGCGCCGCTGCGCGTGCGCACGCTGGACCGCATCGTGTCGCTGCGCGACTTCGAAGACTACGCCGCCGCATTCACTGGCATCGGCAAGGCCCAGGCGGTGTGGCTGTGGAACGGGGAACAAAGGCTGGTGCACCTGACCGTGGCCGGCGAAGACGGCGCGGGCCTGGATCCGGCGGGCGCGCTTTACCGCAATCTGCTGGCCGCCATCGACGCGGCCCGGCCGCCCTATCAGCCGCTGCGGGTCGCGCCCTGCCGCTATCTGGATTTCGGCTTGCGGGCCGGGCTGGGCATCGATCCGCGATACGAATCGGCCAAGGTCCTGCAGGCGGCCCGCGCGCGCCTGCTCGAGGCCTTCGGCTTTGCCGCGCGCGCGTTCGGCCAGCCGGTGCACGGGGCCGAAGTGCTTGCGGTGTTGCAGGGCGTCCCCGGCGTACTGTGGGTGGACCTGGACGCGCTTGTCCTCAACGCGGGCCTGGACGGCGTGGCGGCGCGGCGCAGCAGCGGGCCGGACGCCAGCCTGCCCGCCCGAAGCGCCCGCTGGCAGCAGGGCAGCCTGCAGCCGGCCGAACTGCTGCGCCCCGACCCGGCCAGCCTCTTGCTGTCGGAGCGCACATGA